Proteins from a genomic interval of Diaminobutyricimonas aerilata:
- a CDS encoding ROK family protein, with protein sequence MADSPRPVLALDIGGTKLAVAVVSADGRTHGLTVEPTRKEEGPDAVLRRLFDMGHRAMVTAGLGAISAVGISCGGPLDARAGVLISPLHLPGWVNVPIVELAQREFGVPAVLENDATAAVLGEHRYGAARGADIALYLTVSTGVGGGAIVNGRLHRGAAGNGGEFGHIVVRHGGRPCLCGRNGCLETYASGTSIAARATEAVAAATQPSMLAALPVIRGEDVSSTALAGDPVATEVWDETVATLVDAITDLVNVFEPNVVVLGGGVTRSGAQLLDPVRAGVLRDAMAPAGAAARVELAGLGDEVCVVGAAALAFDRVQEDARV encoded by the coding sequence ATGGCGGACTCACCGCGCCCGGTTCTGGCGCTCGACATCGGGGGCACCAAGCTCGCGGTGGCGGTCGTCTCGGCCGACGGCCGAACCCACGGACTCACGGTCGAGCCCACCCGCAAAGAGGAGGGTCCGGATGCGGTGCTGCGTCGGCTCTTCGACATGGGCCACCGGGCGATGGTGACCGCGGGACTGGGTGCGATCTCGGCCGTGGGCATCTCGTGCGGCGGTCCGCTCGACGCGCGTGCCGGCGTGCTCATCAGCCCGCTGCACCTCCCGGGATGGGTCAACGTGCCGATCGTCGAGCTCGCGCAGCGGGAGTTCGGCGTGCCGGCGGTGCTCGAGAACGACGCGACCGCGGCGGTGCTCGGTGAGCACCGATACGGCGCGGCGCGCGGCGCCGACATCGCGCTCTACCTCACCGTCTCGACCGGGGTCGGCGGAGGCGCCATCGTGAACGGGCGACTGCACCGCGGAGCGGCCGGCAACGGCGGTGAGTTCGGGCACATCGTCGTCCGTCACGGCGGACGGCCCTGCCTGTGCGGGCGCAACGGATGCCTCGAGACCTACGCCTCCGGCACCTCGATCGCTGCGCGGGCCACCGAAGCCGTCGCCGCGGCGACGCAGCCCTCGATGCTCGCCGCGCTGCCGGTCATCCGCGGCGAAGACGTGTCGTCCACCGCGCTCGCCGGCGACCCGGTCGCGACCGAGGTATGGGACGAGACCGTCGCGACCCTCGTCGACGCGATCACCGACCTCGTCAACGTGTTCGAGCCCAACGTCGTCGTGCTCGGGGGCGGGGTCACCCGCTCGGGTGCGCAGTTGCTCGACCCGGTGCGCGCCGGCGTGCTGCGCGACGCCATGGCGCCGGCCGGCGCCGCCGCCCGCGTGGAGCTCGCGGGACTCGGCGACGAGGTGTGCGTCGTGGGCGCCGCCGCGCTCGCCTTCGATCGAGTGCAGGAGGACGCCCGTGTCTGA
- a CDS encoding D-sedoheptulose-7-phosphate isomerase, with translation MSEWMRDQLADHVSTAEAMRELLPRVRAVGEALIAAYEGDHFLYTFGNGGSAADAQHFTGEIIGHYKRDRRPLGAVTLSTDSTTMTCIANDYSYDDVFSRQVTALARRGDIVAAFTTSGRSANIVTALEAAKRNGATTVLFGGSGGGPALEFADHALVVPSSTTPRIQEMHTFMLHVISEMVDAWADGDTEYHPTTPAGEESPA, from the coding sequence GTGTCTGAGTGGATGCGCGACCAGCTGGCCGACCACGTCAGCACCGCCGAGGCGATGCGGGAACTGCTGCCGCGGGTGCGGGCGGTGGGGGAGGCCCTCATCGCCGCGTACGAGGGCGACCATTTCCTCTACACGTTCGGCAACGGCGGCAGCGCGGCCGATGCGCAGCACTTCACCGGGGAGATCATCGGGCACTACAAGCGCGACCGTCGACCGCTCGGTGCCGTGACGCTGAGCACCGACTCCACCACGATGACGTGCATCGCGAACGACTACTCCTACGACGACGTCTTCAGTCGTCAGGTGACCGCGCTCGCCCGGCGCGGCGACATCGTCGCCGCATTCACCACGAGCGGCAGGTCGGCGAACATCGTCACCGCCCTCGAGGCGGCGAAGCGCAACGGTGCCACGACCGTGTTGTTCGGCGGCTCCGGCGGCGGCCCGGCACTCGAGTTCGCCGACCACGCCCTCGTCGTCCCCTCGTCGACGACCCCGCGCATCCAGGAGATGCACACCTTCATGCTCCACGTGATCAGCGAGATGGTCGACGCGTGGGCCGACGGCGACACCGAGTACCACCCGACCACCCCAGCAGGTGAGGAGAGCCCCGCGTGA
- a CDS encoding alpha-mannosidase, which produces MTSAPMANAPSGPQPRDLPAAPRPAATPDRTLHMIGNAHLDLVWLWPWQEAYQEARATFWSAIHRMEEYPDFVFTCDQMILLSWVEETDPELFEQIRRRVEEGRWVNAGGWWVEPDNNMPMGESFARQGLYGQRYLQSRFGRMATVGMNVDPFGHNAMLPQILRQQGMDSYMFLRPGPTESDFGDTLFWWQAPDGSRVLAYRIPFEYCSPPGDVVGQTDKSLAQLDRSHGEAMVFYGVGNHGGGPTKANIESIHRYDRMGSFGRMKMSSPREYFDEMLGRGPRFLDGLNVRADDLQHHAPGCYSAHSGIKAWQRRAQFAVLNAERWAAVSTVREGIEYPRDDLERAWKQVLLNQFHDTMPGSAIEPSYDDARDQLGEATAIAKRIIARAHNLIAKRIDIPMDVATQPVIVFNPHPWPVTADVDLQYGAQPAGVHMVDADGAPVVTQRSQSTATTDDRNRGAIVFRAEVPAFGYRLYRLRPGAPEQPPASGALTVTDSLLENEHVRIEIDPVTGWISSFVNKATGVDVMAGVDGAQHTQVCDDPTDTWGHRVISYAWPGATMELKRIVVRETGPLRSRVRVEREWGRSTLTEEFVLSHDSGVLRVNVTLDWREQAHLLKLRFPTSLTDPRATYEIPYGTIERPVDGAEEPAQSWVDVTGTVDGAPAGLTVIATNKHGYDVSPGDEPSIGITAVRSPVYSWHDPRLLDPEGFYSFQDQGIQRFSYELVAHDGDWRAAQPARRAAVLGAPVRAQLESFHDGELPAQLSFAADGGGQVMVTAIKGSEDPAADGSADLIVRAVETTGAAASARIELPLVGRTLEADFGPSQIRTFRVPVDPDAPVVEVDLLEFPLGGDGDGDVSDVRTAGVPAAEGASAPAIPADGVEPEPPVVPSTDLDAE; this is translated from the coding sequence GTGACCAGCGCCCCGATGGCCAACGCGCCGTCCGGACCCCAGCCCCGCGACCTCCCGGCGGCACCGCGCCCGGCGGCGACGCCCGACCGCACGCTGCACATGATCGGCAACGCGCACCTCGACCTGGTGTGGCTCTGGCCGTGGCAGGAGGCCTACCAGGAGGCACGCGCCACGTTCTGGTCGGCCATCCACCGCATGGAGGAGTACCCCGACTTCGTCTTCACGTGCGACCAGATGATCCTGCTCAGCTGGGTCGAGGAGACCGACCCGGAGCTGTTCGAGCAGATCCGCCGCCGGGTCGAGGAGGGCCGCTGGGTGAACGCCGGCGGCTGGTGGGTCGAGCCCGACAACAACATGCCGATGGGCGAGTCGTTCGCCCGGCAGGGGCTCTACGGTCAGCGCTACCTGCAGAGCCGGTTCGGGCGGATGGCCACCGTCGGCATGAACGTCGACCCCTTCGGCCACAACGCGATGCTGCCGCAGATCCTCCGCCAGCAGGGCATGGACTCGTACATGTTCCTGCGCCCCGGCCCGACGGAGAGCGACTTCGGCGACACCCTCTTCTGGTGGCAGGCGCCCGACGGCTCGCGCGTACTCGCGTACCGCATCCCGTTCGAGTACTGCAGCCCGCCCGGCGACGTGGTCGGGCAGACCGACAAGTCGCTCGCGCAACTCGACCGCAGCCACGGCGAGGCGATGGTGTTCTACGGTGTGGGCAACCACGGCGGCGGGCCGACCAAGGCGAACATCGAGTCGATCCACCGCTACGACCGGATGGGTTCCTTCGGAAGGATGAAGATGTCGTCGCCGCGCGAGTACTTCGACGAGATGCTCGGCCGCGGGCCGCGCTTCCTCGACGGTCTGAACGTGCGGGCCGACGACCTTCAGCACCACGCGCCCGGCTGCTACTCGGCCCACTCCGGCATCAAGGCGTGGCAGCGCCGCGCGCAGTTCGCGGTGCTCAACGCCGAGCGCTGGGCGGCCGTGTCGACCGTGCGCGAGGGCATCGAGTACCCGCGCGACGACCTCGAGCGGGCGTGGAAGCAGGTGCTGCTCAACCAGTTCCACGACACCATGCCTGGCTCCGCGATCGAGCCGTCGTACGACGACGCCCGCGACCAGCTCGGCGAGGCCACCGCGATCGCGAAGCGCATCATCGCGCGAGCGCACAACCTCATCGCGAAGCGCATCGACATCCCGATGGATGTCGCGACGCAACCGGTGATCGTCTTCAACCCGCACCCGTGGCCGGTCACGGCGGATGTCGACCTGCAGTACGGCGCGCAGCCGGCGGGCGTGCACATGGTCGACGCCGACGGTGCCCCCGTGGTGACGCAGCGGAGTCAGTCCACCGCGACCACGGACGACCGCAACCGCGGTGCGATCGTGTTCCGCGCGGAGGTGCCGGCATTCGGCTACCGCCTCTACCGCCTACGCCCCGGCGCTCCCGAGCAGCCGCCCGCATCCGGAGCCCTCACCGTGACGGACTCGTTGCTCGAGAACGAGCACGTGCGCATCGAGATCGATCCGGTTACCGGATGGATCTCGTCGTTCGTCAACAAGGCGACCGGCGTCGACGTGATGGCCGGGGTCGACGGGGCACAGCACACGCAGGTGTGCGACGACCCGACCGACACGTGGGGTCACCGCGTCATCTCGTACGCGTGGCCCGGCGCGACGATGGAACTGAAGCGCATCGTCGTGCGTGAGACCGGGCCGCTGCGATCGCGCGTGCGCGTCGAACGGGAGTGGGGCCGGTCGACCCTCACGGAGGAGTTCGTGCTGTCGCACGATTCCGGGGTGCTGCGTGTCAACGTGACCCTCGACTGGCGCGAGCAGGCGCACCTGCTCAAGCTGCGCTTCCCGACCTCGCTCACCGACCCGCGCGCCACCTATGAGATCCCGTACGGCACGATCGAGCGCCCGGTCGACGGGGCGGAGGAGCCCGCGCAGTCCTGGGTCGACGTCACCGGCACGGTCGACGGCGCTCCGGCGGGGCTCACCGTCATCGCGACGAACAAGCACGGCTACGACGTGTCGCCCGGCGACGAGCCGAGCATCGGCATCACCGCGGTGCGCAGCCCGGTGTACTCCTGGCACGATCCGCGCCTGCTCGACCCTGAGGGGTTCTACTCCTTCCAGGACCAGGGCATCCAGCGCTTCAGCTACGAGCTCGTGGCGCACGACGGCGACTGGCGCGCCGCCCAGCCCGCCCGGCGCGCCGCGGTGCTCGGTGCCCCGGTGCGCGCCCAGCTCGAGTCGTTCCACGACGGGGAGCTGCCCGCACAACTCTCGTTCGCGGCCGACGGCGGCGGGCAGGTCATGGTCACGGCGATCAAGGGCAGCGAGGACCCGGCGGCCGACGGTTCCGCCGACCTCATCGTGCGCGCCGTCGAGACGACGGGCGCTGCGGCGTCCGCCCGCATCGAACTGCCGCTCGTGGGTCGCACGCTCGAGGCGGACTTCGGGCCGAGCCAGATCCGCACCTTCCGGGTGCCCGTCGACCCGGACGCGCCGGTCGTCGAGGTGGATCTGCTCGAGTTCCCCCTCGGCGGCGACGGCGACGGCGACGTGTCGGATGTCCGCACGGCGGGCGTGCCCGCTGCCGAGGGTGCGTCCGCCCCCGCGATCCCGGCAGACGGCGTCGAACCGGAGCCGCCGGTGGTGCCGTCGACCGACCTCGACGCGGAGTGA
- a CDS encoding TetR/AcrR family transcriptional regulator — protein MPTPDELRRIALEEFAHGGYLGTSLQRIAEAAGTSKSSVLYHYASKETLLEAAIDPTLDAFERLVDRIEAGELEGELRGAFIAEFVDLLLEHRLQVHLFINQGRSLEDVPVIVRGNALIERIGTYFHTAAAGLDDAIRFGVALGGAAYSLVAAPPVAEQVPPDEIRAALIRIVTELLTPARLRPTSP, from the coding sequence GTGCCCACACCCGACGAGTTGCGCCGCATCGCCCTCGAGGAGTTCGCCCACGGCGGCTACCTCGGCACCTCACTGCAACGCATCGCCGAAGCGGCGGGCACCTCCAAGTCGAGCGTGCTCTACCACTACGCCTCGAAGGAGACGCTGCTCGAGGCGGCCATCGACCCCACGCTCGACGCGTTCGAACGGCTCGTCGACCGCATCGAAGCGGGCGAGCTCGAGGGTGAGCTGCGCGGAGCATTCATCGCCGAGTTCGTCGACCTGCTGCTCGAACACCGCCTGCAGGTGCACCTGTTCATCAACCAGGGTCGATCGCTCGAGGACGTGCCGGTCATCGTGCGGGGCAACGCGCTCATCGAACGCATCGGCACCTACTTCCACACCGCGGCCGCGGGACTCGACGACGCCATCCGATTCGGTGTCGCCCTCGGCGGCGCCGCCTACAGCCTGGTCGCCGCGCCGCCCGTGGCCGAGCAGGTTCCCCCGGACGAGATCAGGGCCGCTCTCATCAGGATCGTGACCGAACTGCTGACCCCCGCCCGGCTCCGCCCGACCTCCCCCTAG